One Methanobacteriaceae archaeon genomic window, TAAACTTAGGAATTGGAGAACCTGATTTTAATGTTCCTGAAAACATTAAAGAAGCAATGAAAAGATCAATTGATGAAAATGATACTCATTACACTCCAAATAAAGGATATTTAGATTTAAGAGAAGAAATAACTAAAAAATTCAAAAAAGAAAATGGAATAACTACCACACCTGAAGATGTTATCGTTACCGTTGGTGCCAGTGAAGGATTATACATGTGTACACAGGCATTCGTTGACAAAGGTGATGAAGTATTACTTCCAAATCCTAGTTTTCTTTCTTATGAAGCTTGTGTCAATTTAGCAGGCGGAACACCAGTATCTGTTGATTGTAAAATGGAAAATGAATTTAAATTAAAAGCTGAAGATGTTCAGGAAAAAATAACTAATAAAACAAAAGCAATTATTTTAAATTCCCCATCAAACCCTACTGGTGCAGTAATGGACAAAGAAGACATAAAAGCTATTGCAGATTTATCCATAGATAAAAATTTCTTAATAATTTCCGATGAGATTTATGAAAAAATCATTTATGGTAAAAAGAACTATTCTCCAGCAAAATATAGTGATAATGTAATTACATTAAACGGATTTTCAAAAACATATGCTATGACTGGACTTAGAATAGGATATTTAGCTACTACAAATGAAGATTATACCGAACAATTGCTTAAAATCCATCAATACAACATCGCATGTGCTAATACAACTGCACAAAGAGGAGCATACGAAGCATTAACAGGACCTCAAGACGAAGTTAAAAAAATGGTTTGTGAATTCCAAAAAAGACGTGACTTAATTGTTAGCCGTTTAAATGATATGGGATATGAAACTGTAAATGCTGAAGGAGCATTCTATGTGTTCCCAAAAATTGAGGATGAAAACTTTGTCCAGGATGCTGCTAAAGCAGGAGTTATAACTGTTCCAGGAGTTGCATTTGGATCAAATGGTGAAAACCACGTTCGTATGTCTTATGCGAATTCCTATGAAAACATTGAAAAAGCAATGGACATTTTAGAAGAGATGATAAATAATGGATGATTTTAGAGAAAAAGGTGGTAAAAAAGCAGCAAGAATAGGAATTATTGCTAATACATTTTTAACTATCTTAAACATTAGTGTAGGATTAATGTCTGGAAGTTATGCATTAATTTCCAAAGGAGGACACACATTATCCGATATTGCAACAACAATTATTGCATATATTGGATTTAAGATTGGGCAAAAACCTGCAGACCCAGAACATCCCTTTGGATACGGTCGTGCTGAAGCAATATGTGGATTAGTAATCATGTTATTTTTAACAATGGTTGCATATGAAGTAATGAGTGGAGCAGTAATAAAATTAGTAAATCACTCTACAATTACAACACCAGATATTTACGCAGCAGGAATGGCATTTTTCGGAATATTTATCAATTATGTAATCAGTAAATACATTATTAAAATTGGAAAAGACATTAACAGTCCAGCAATTATTGCAGACGGACAACACCAAAAAACTGATATTTTCTCATCAGTTGCAATCTTAATTGGAATTATTGTATCAAACTTAGGTTTCCCTATTTTAGACCCAATTATTGGATTAGTTATTGGATTTTTCATTATAAGAACTGCATTCAAGTTAGGTAAAGAAAACATTGACCACATTATGGGAAAAGTACCTTCTGAAGAATTCATTGATGAAATCAGAGATATAGCAAATAACAGTAGTAAATATGCAGATAATGCTCATAATATTAAAGTAGACTATTTAGGATCTTATGCTATTGTAGCATTGCATGTTGAAGTTGATGGTAATATGACTGTTGATGAATCACATAAAATTGTTCATATTATCCAAGATAACATTACAGATAAAATAGATAATGTAAAATACGTTAATGTTCATGCATGTCCTAAAGGATTAGAATATAATCATGACCAAGAAGTAGATTTATAATAAAAAACGAAAAACGCCGGGACCGGGATTTGAACCCGGGTGGTCATATGACCATCGGATTAGCAGTCCGACGCCGTACCAGGCTGGGCCATCCCGACAGTTAAAACAAAATAAGTATAGTTAACTATATGTCATAACTTACTTATAAACTTAATTATTTTTTTATAAATGGCATGTCCAGAAGTGGACTAATCTCAAAAATATAAGTGATCTAAAAAATTCAACTCCACCCCGGGATTCTACAAGCATTGAATGTTAACAGTAAAGCTGCTCCCTTCCGGGCCTGACCCATTTCCATATTGAAGATGACTAATTTTTACCCTCCAGTAAAAATCTCACCACCACCAATCCTGTAGGACGAGGATTCTACGTTGTTTTTAATAGGCTTATATTCTCTTAAAAAGCCGCCTTCTAGACTTCAACTGCACCTAAGGGGGTATGTGCTTACAGAGGACCCCTAACCCTCCAGTCTAGCCAGTAATAATATATGATATTAATATTATATAAAGGTTATTAAAAAAAGATTTCCAAGAAAAAAATAAATTTATAGTAACTAAAAATAAATGAGCAATATTTAAAAAAAAATAAAAATTAGTGAGTTAAATTAGAATAACTCTTGAATAATATCCCCATCAGAGATAATACCAACTAATTTTCCATCTTCAACAACAGGAAGTTGATTTAAAATTCCTGAAGAAACATTGTCTTTCATTACTTTAATTGCATCTTCAAGAGTGTTTTCAGGAGAAATGGTAATTACAGGAGTTATCATGATTTTTTCAACGTTAGTACCTAATTCATATTTGTCTAAAATTAAATTATGACCAACATCTGTTGCAGTGATAATTCCAATTAATTTATCATCTTCGACAACAGGAAGAGAACTAATTTTATTTTCCATTAATTTTTCAAATGCAAATACGACATCAACATCTGAAGTAGTAGTAACAACATCAGATGTCATAATTTCCTTAACCTTTTTACTTAACATCATTAACACCTACAAATTCTAAGATATCATTAACCATGAAATCAATTGTTTCATTAATTTCAACATTGTCAATTATATAAGAATCATGAATCTTTGCTTGTTCAACTAGAAAGTCCTGAGTTGTTCTTATTGAATCAAAGTTATCCATATACGTTTCAATAGACCTTTTTACCCAAGGTTGACTACATCTTGAATAAAAATGTTGCTTATGTAACTCTTCATCCTCAACTGTCAATATTAACATAACAATATTATTGTTATCTATCAACTCTTTATTGATAAATCCAGGAACAATATGGACCCCTTCAATAATAGTACTTATCCCTTCCTTTATGGATCTCTCAATTATTGCTTCAATTCCAACCTTAACGGCATTAACATGAGCAATGAAACCTCCAGTAATCAAATCATCATCAATAGAGTGTGATTCTATAGTCTCATAAGCATTATAACTAGATTTATGAATAATTGGACTTAATTCTTTAGACACACACTTACGCATGACTTCACGAATCATATCAGTACTTATAATATTTTTCAATCTAAGCCTATTAGCCAATTCCAGTGCCATTGAAGATGTACCAACACCAGAAGCACCACCAATCAATATAATCAGCGGTTTTTTAGAATTTCTTATAATGCTTAAATTTTTATATTTTTCTGCAATTTTTGGATCAACGGATGTTAAATGGTCCAAAACCATATTGGATAACTCATCACGAGAAACCATAGAAACATTATTTCTGATTAATTCCTCTTCAATTTCACTAGCCAATTCGTAAGCCATTTTAGACCCAATATATGGAACATTAAGCGATTTAGCCATAATCCCTTTCGAGAATGGTTCCACATATTCCTTACCATCAACAATAGTGTTAACCTTAATCATTAAAATCACATTAAATATGATTAAATCTATAAAATTAATGTTAAATAAAACTTGTTATTTGAATTTCTAGAAAAAAATAAAATTCAAGTAACTAACTTAAAATAAATTAAAAATAAAAAGAGAGAAGATGAATAAGTTATTCATCTAAAGAGATAATGCTTATGTCGTAATTGGAACCATCTTTAATATCTACTAAGACAGCACCATTATCTTTAAGCATTCCAGGATTTGCAACATCAGTTGTAAATCCAATTTTACTAAGAGATTTAGCTTCATGAATATGTCCACAAAGATTGATTTCAGGTTCAAATTCATGAATAGATTTTAAAATTCCTTGACTTCCTACATGTTCACCATTAGAAACTCTGTCAGCTTCAGTGTTAAATGGTGGAGCATGAGTAGCTAAGATTCTGACTTTAGGAACTTGATTATTGTATACATAATCGTAATTTGCTAATAAATCATATACAGAACTGTAGATATGATCATCATCGGTTTCACCAGGAGTGTCAAATGGAGTTGGGTTAGATCCACCATAACCGAATAAGATTGCATCACCATATGCAACAATATTATTGTGAAGACAGAATGCAACATCGTTAATTGCATTACAAATTCCATTTGGATCACAATTACCTGGAATAGCAATTACATCTACATCATATTCATATAATTTATTAATGAAAGTTTCAACAAAATCTAAAGGTCCAAAGTCAGTAATATCACCAAGGATTAAAACTAAATCAATATCATTATTTTCCAAATAATCATATAACTTTGGATTTTCTTCACCGTGAACATCACTAATTGCTAAAATTTTTGTCATTAAAATCACCTATCTTCTAAAAAGAAAGATCCCATTTCTTTTAAACCTAATTTAAGATCGTCTTGATCTCCATGCAATTGAACAGTAACATCATCATCAAATTCGATGATTAAACCATTCCATTCTGCAATTTCCTGAACTCTTTCTTCAGCTAATGGAACTTTAAGATTAATCCTACCAGTAGTTAAACCTGGAGGAGTATTAACTAAGAACTTTGATCTGGATTTAGCAAATTCAAATACTTCTTTACCTTGCATAGCCTGTTTTAATAAATCAAGCCATGAATCAACATATTCTTCTCCTTCTTGTTCTGCAATAGTAAGGAGATTTCCTTGAATATTGTTTAAAGCCATTTCAGCTTTAGCTAAACCATTAATCAAATCTGGATGGGAAGGATCTCTTTTATATGAACTGATTGAAGATCTGATTAATCCCATCTCTGGGTTAATTCCACTAGGTATCTCATATCCTTTTTTTGTTAAGTCTATAATAAGATGTTGAAGAACTAACCAATTTTGTTCAGAAGGTAAACTCATAAATGGCCACCTATAATTTTTAAAGTGGTGTGATTAATTTCTGCATCTGCTTCTTTTAACTCAGCTTCAATTTCAGCTACACTGGAATAAGAATCTAAGAATAAAACATGATGAGTAGAAGTACCAGCAATGTTTAAAATAGCCATTTCATCACTAGGTTTAAGTTCTCTTTTATCAATAGTTGCTTTAAATTGAACATAAGGTTCGTATTCTTCTGGAAGGTCTGAATATTTAAATATTCCATCTAAAGTTGCTACAAACATGTTTTTTCACCTCATTTATTAACAGTTATTCATATCTATAAACTCATATATAAACATAATTACGAATTATTCGTATGTCTACAAACAGAAAAATTTTAGATAAAAAAAAGTTACCATCACTGATAACATAATATATCCAAAATGTGTTTTTAATGTCTAAAAAAAAGATAAAAGGATAAAAATCCTTATATCTATTCACCTAATGCTTTTTTGATAGCAGGAGTTGCATCAATTTGTTGAGCATCGAAGGTTAATTCTTCTGCAGATAATCCCATAGCTAATCCGTATAATTGAGCTAAGTGGAATACAGGAAGTGCAAAGTCAGTTCCGTATTTTTCGTTTACTTCAACTTGACCTACGTCAAATTGCATGTGACAGAAAGGACATACGTTAACAATTGCATCTACACCAGCAGCAGTCATGTGGTCGAGTTTTTCTTTGGTGTAACTGGTAGTTACATCTTTATCTCTAGCTCTTAAACCTCCACCTGCACCACAGCACATCATTTTGTCTTTGTAGTCTACAGATTTAGCACCAGTAATTTCTACAAGGTCATCTAAGATAGATGGGTTTTCAGCTTGATCTTCGATACCGATAGTTGCGGTAGGTTTTAAGAAGTGGCAACCGTAGTGAACAGCAACATTTAAGTCTAAAGGTTTTTCGATGAGGGAAGCTAATTTTTCGAATCCAACGTCGTCTCTTAAAATTTGAGCGAAGTGTTTTACGTTTACAGTACCTTTGAATTCTCTACCAATTTCAGCTAAGTTTTCGTTGATTTTAGCTTTTTTAGCTTCGTCTTCGTGTAACATGTGGTTACATTCGAATAATGAACCGAAACATCCGTTACATTCGGTCATAATGTCTGCACCCATATCTTCAGCAATAGTTAAGTTACGAGCAGCGACAGTAGCCCAAGTTTCTTCATCAAAAGAACCGAATACACCAGGAGCAGGACAACAAGAAGCTCCTTCCATGTCTTTTAATTCAATATCTAATGCTTCAAATAATTTTCTGGTAGCTTTTTCAACACCAGGATAACGGTTGTTCATA contains:
- a CDS encoding pyridoxal phosphate-dependent aminotransferase — its product is MINPASRLNSIELSLIRKMFEVTNPNAINLGIGEPDFNVPENIKEAMKRSIDENDTHYTPNKGYLDLREEITKKFKKENGITTTPEDVIVTVGASEGLYMCTQAFVDKGDEVLLPNPSFLSYEACVNLAGGTPVSVDCKMENEFKLKAEDVQEKITNKTKAIILNSPSNPTGAVMDKEDIKAIADLSIDKNFLIISDEIYEKIIYGKKNYSPAKYSDNVITLNGFSKTYAMTGLRIGYLATTNEDYTEQLLKIHQYNIACANTTAQRGAYEALTGPQDEVKKMVCEFQKRRDLIVSRLNDMGYETVNAEGAFYVFPKIEDENFVQDAAKAGVITVPGVAFGSNGENHVRMSYANSYENIEKAMDILEEMINNG
- a CDS encoding DUF749 domain-containing protein, translated to MFVATLDGIFKYSDLPEEYEPYVQFKATIDKRELKPSDEMAILNIAGTSTHHVLFLDSYSSVAEIEAELKEADAEINHTTLKIIGGHL
- a CDS encoding CBS domain-containing protein, producing the protein MMLSKKVKEIMTSDVVTTTSDVDVVFAFEKLMENKISSLPVVEDDKLIGIITATDVGHNLILDKYELGTNVEKIMITPVITISPENTLEDAIKVMKDNVSSGILNQLPVVEDGKLVGIISDGDIIQELF
- a CDS encoding cation diffusion facilitator family transporter translates to MDDFREKGGKKAARIGIIANTFLTILNISVGLMSGSYALISKGGHTLSDIATTIIAYIGFKIGQKPADPEHPFGYGRAEAICGLVIMLFLTMVAYEVMSGAVIKLVNHSTITTPDIYAAGMAFFGIFINYVISKYIIKIGKDINSPAIIADGQHQKTDIFSSVAILIGIIVSNLGFPILDPIIGLVIGFFIIRTAFKLGKENIDHIMGKVPSEEFIDEIRDIANNSSKYADNAHNIKVDYLGSYAIVALHVEVDGNMTVDESHKIVHIIQDNITDKIDNVKYVNVHACPKGLEYNHDQEVDL
- a CDS encoding DUF2096 domain-containing protein yields the protein MSLPSEQNWLVLQHLIIDLTKKGYEIPSGINPEMGLIRSSISSYKRDPSHPDLINGLAKAEMALNNIQGNLLTIAEQEGEEYVDSWLDLLKQAMQGKEVFEFAKSRSKFLVNTPPGLTTGRINLKVPLAEERVQEIAEWNGLIIEFDDDVTVQLHGDQDDLKLGLKEMGSFFLEDR
- the hdrB gene encoding CoB--CoM heterodisulfide reductase subunit B, with the translated sequence MEIAYFLGCIMNNRYPGVEKATRKLFEALDIELKDMEGASCCPAPGVFGSFDEETWATVAARNLTIAEDMGADIMTECNGCFGSLFECNHMLHEDEAKKAKINENLAEIGREFKGTVNVKHFAQILRDDVGFEKLASLIEKPLDLNVAVHYGCHFLKPTATIGIEDQAENPSILDDLVEITGAKSVDYKDKMMCCGAGGGLRARDKDVTTSYTKEKLDHMTAAGVDAIVNVCPFCHMQFDVGQVEVNEKYGTDFALPVFHLAQLYGLAMGLSAEELTFDAQQIDATPAIKKALGE
- a CDS encoding metallophosphoesterase is translated as MTKILAISDVHGEENPKLYDYLENNDIDLVLILGDITDFGPLDFVETFINKLYEYDVDVIAIPGNCDPNGICNAINDVAFCLHNNIVAYGDAILFGYGGSNPTPFDTPGETDDDHIYSSVYDLLANYDYVYNNQVPKVRILATHAPPFNTEADRVSNGEHVGSQGILKSIHEFEPEINLCGHIHEAKSLSKIGFTTDVANPGMLKDNGAVLVDIKDGSNYDISIISLDE
- a CDS encoding 2-phosphoglycerate kinase, whose product is MIKVNTIVDGKEYVEPFSKGIMAKSLNVPYIGSKMAYELASEIEEELIRNNVSMVSRDELSNMVLDHLTSVDPKIAEKYKNLSIIRNSKKPLIILIGGASGVGTSSMALELANRLRLKNIISTDMIREVMRKCVSKELSPIIHKSSYNAYETIESHSIDDDLITGGFIAHVNAVKVGIEAIIERSIKEGISTIIEGVHIVPGFINKELIDNNNIVMLILTVEDEELHKQHFYSRCSQPWVKRSIETYMDNFDSIRTTQDFLVEQAKIHDSYIIDNVEINETIDFMVNDILEFVGVNDVK